From Terriglobia bacterium, the proteins below share one genomic window:
- a CDS encoding riboflavin synthase yields the protein MFTGIIEEIGEVVETRDTGGFRAIYVRGGRVFDDLKLGSSIAVNGVCLTVRTISGDVFSAEMSRETLDRTSLAQLASHSIVNLERPMRADARFGGHIVQGHVDGLGRLAQFNREGDAWDLAVEYSASAGRYIVEKGSIAVDGISLTVASLRAPHTFSVAIIPHTFENTNLRAARPGDPVNLEFDIVAKYVENLLSRTNAIRND from the coding sequence AAATCGGCGAGGTTGTCGAAACCCGGGACACCGGCGGCTTCCGCGCCATTTACGTTCGAGGCGGCCGCGTTTTCGACGATTTGAAGCTTGGTTCGAGCATCGCCGTCAACGGCGTCTGTCTGACGGTGCGCACTATTTCCGGGGATGTCTTCTCGGCCGAAATGTCGCGTGAAACCCTGGATCGTACGAGCCTCGCCCAACTCGCTTCGCACTCCATCGTGAATCTGGAGCGTCCCATGCGGGCCGACGCGCGTTTCGGCGGACATATCGTCCAGGGACACGTGGATGGCCTGGGCCGCCTCGCGCAGTTCAACCGGGAGGGTGATGCCTGGGATTTAGCCGTCGAATATTCCGCTTCAGCCGGACGTTATATTGTCGAAAAGGGATCGATTGCAGTCGACGGGATCAGCCTGACGGTGGCTTCGTTACGGGCTCCACACACGTTTTCGGTCGCAATAATTCCGCACACATTCGAAAATACGAATTTGAGAGCGGCCCGGCCGGGCGATCCGGTGAACCTGGAATTCGACATCGTGGCCAAGTACGTCGAGAACCTTTTGAGCAGAACGAATGCAATTCGCAACGATTGA